The following proteins are encoded in a genomic region of Terriglobia bacterium:
- the lpxD gene encoding UDP-3-O-(3-hydroxymyristoyl)glucosamine N-acyltransferase: MRLGEIAEKLGCKLEGPAELEITAVAGLEEAGPSELTFLSNPKYRRTLRETRAGAIILSPEEPDPGRPTLRSANPYLDFARALELFYPPVRVDPGIQPTAIIAPDAEIGRNPSIGPYVVIGSGVEIGDDCVIKGHVVIYDGARIGHRFLAHSHVVVRENVQIGNDVVLQNGAIIGSDGFGFARQADGSYYKIVQAGRVVIEDEVEVQANACIDRATVGATRLRRGSKIDNLVQVGHACDIGENTLLCGQSGLAGSCKVGKNVVLAGQVGVAGHLTIGDNVIATAQTGIPSDVEPNKTISGYPAMDNSRWLKCSAVFARLPEIYATLRGLIRHPRPSNEST, encoded by the coding sequence ATGAGGCTTGGTGAGATTGCAGAGAAGCTCGGCTGTAAACTGGAAGGACCCGCAGAACTTGAAATTACTGCGGTGGCCGGCTTGGAGGAGGCCGGTCCGTCAGAACTGACGTTCCTTTCAAATCCCAAATACAGGCGTACGCTCCGGGAGACTAGAGCGGGGGCCATCATTTTGTCGCCCGAGGAACCCGACCCCGGGCGTCCGACCCTGCGGTCCGCCAACCCTTATCTGGATTTTGCCCGGGCGCTGGAATTGTTTTATCCTCCTGTCCGAGTTGATCCCGGCATCCAACCGACCGCCATCATAGCGCCAGATGCTGAAATTGGCCGCAATCCGTCGATCGGCCCCTACGTGGTGATCGGATCGGGAGTCGAAATCGGCGATGACTGCGTGATCAAGGGCCACGTGGTGATCTATGACGGCGCCAGGATTGGCCACCGCTTTTTGGCCCACTCGCACGTGGTTGTCCGGGAAAACGTGCAGATCGGCAATGATGTTGTCCTGCAGAACGGAGCGATCATTGGGAGCGATGGATTCGGCTTTGCGCGCCAGGCCGACGGCTCCTATTACAAGATCGTGCAGGCCGGGCGCGTCGTCATCGAGGACGAAGTTGAGGTGCAGGCAAACGCCTGTATTGACCGCGCGACGGTGGGCGCCACTCGCCTCCGCCGAGGCTCAAAGATTGACAACCTCGTCCAGGTGGGTCATGCCTGCGACATTGGTGAGAATACTCTGCTCTGCGGGCAGTCGGGACTGGCGGGCAGTTGCAAGGTTGGAAAGAATGTAGTCCTTGCGGGCCAGGTTGGCGTGGCCGGCCACCTGACAATTGGCGACAACGTGATTGCCACTGCGCAGACCGGGATCCCTTCCGATGTCGAACCCAACAAGACCATTTCCGGATATCCGGCCATGGATAATTCGCGCTGGCTGAAGTGTTCGGCGGTTTTCGCCCGCCTTCCGGAGATCTATGCGACCCTGCGGGGGCTCATTAGACATCCAAGGCCATCGAACGAAAGCACGTAA
- a CDS encoding cytochrome c: protein MGKFILGVIIGILLIPTALYVYCRSGFAPVATAESPMPFERFFSRTALHATIDRQAPKTKSTHAAEGELLAGIEVYRHNCAGCHGLPGKPASNAAKGMFPRPPQLFVSGHMVTDDPVGESYWKVKHGIRLSGMPGFTGLLTDEQIWNVSLLLANADKLPPSAQQALTAPPQMPSPPQEQTKATTKPSRGNK from the coding sequence ATGGGTAAATTTATTTTGGGCGTCATCATCGGAATTCTCCTTATACCGACGGCACTCTACGTTTATTGCCGGTCTGGATTCGCGCCCGTCGCGACGGCGGAATCGCCGATGCCGTTTGAGAGATTTTTCTCCAGAACGGCCTTGCACGCAACCATCGACCGCCAAGCTCCAAAGACCAAATCCACCCACGCTGCAGAAGGAGAGCTCCTGGCGGGCATTGAGGTCTACCGGCACAACTGTGCGGGTTGCCATGGCCTGCCGGGAAAGCCGGCCTCCAACGCCGCAAAGGGAATGTTTCCCCGTCCGCCCCAACTCTTTGTATCCGGCCATATGGTGACGGACGATCCGGTAGGCGAGAGCTACTGGAAAGTCAAGCACGGCATCCGCCTGTCGGGCATGCCCGGGTTTACAGGACTGCTGACGGATGAGCAGATCTGGAACGTCAGCTTGTTGCTGGCGAATGCTGACAAGCTTCCGCCCTCGGCGCAGCAGGCCCTCACGGCCCCACCCCAGATGCCTTCGCCACCCCAAGAACAGACCAAGGCGACAACCAAACCCTCCCGGGGGAACAAGTAG
- a CDS encoding acetyl-CoA carboxylase carboxyltransferase subunit alpha, producing the protein MTKPSGQKAIVQDLEKQIAELKLQPGSVAHEEVTRLQEQLDSLQSGADAANKDAWTRVLLARHPQRPFTLDYIQMLFTDFTELHGDRRFGDDAAIVGGFARFNGQAVMVAGHQKGRDTKQKLRRNFGMTNPEGYRKALRLMQLAAKFNLPIITFVDTPGAYPGIGAEERGQAEAIAFNLKEIPKLRVPIVPVIHGEGGSGGALAIAIGDRVLMLENAVYSVIAPESCSVILWRDWEHKEEAARILKLTADDLLALKIIDEIVPEPPEGAHADPQAAAATIRTALERTLAELTGLSPEELLRRRTERLRTLATFVTES; encoded by the coding sequence ATGACGAAGCCAAGTGGACAAAAGGCCATTGTGCAGGACCTGGAAAAGCAGATTGCGGAGCTGAAGCTGCAGCCGGGTTCTGTAGCCCACGAAGAGGTGACGCGCCTCCAGGAGCAGCTTGATTCGCTGCAAAGTGGCGCCGATGCGGCGAACAAGGATGCCTGGACGCGTGTTTTGCTGGCGCGGCATCCGCAGCGTCCCTTCACCCTGGACTACATCCAGATGCTCTTCACGGACTTCACTGAACTTCACGGCGACCGCCGCTTCGGCGATGATGCCGCGATCGTGGGCGGCTTTGCCCGATTTAACGGCCAGGCCGTGATGGTGGCGGGCCACCAGAAGGGGCGCGACACTAAACAGAAGCTGCGCCGCAATTTCGGCATGACCAATCCGGAAGGCTACCGCAAGGCCCTGCGGCTGATGCAGCTTGCCGCCAAGTTTAACCTGCCCATCATCACCTTTGTGGATACGCCGGGAGCGTATCCCGGAATCGGGGCCGAAGAGCGCGGCCAGGCCGAAGCCATTGCCTTTAATCTGAAGGAAATTCCCAAGTTGCGCGTTCCGATTGTGCCGGTGATTCACGGCGAAGGCGGCAGCGGCGGCGCGCTGGCTATCGCTATAGGCGACCGCGTGCTGATGCTGGAAAACGCTGTCTACTCGGTGATTGCTCCGGAAAGCTGCTCTGTCATCCTGTGGCGGGACTGGGAGCACAAAGAAGAGGCCGCGCGCATCCTTAAGTTGACCGCCGATGACCTTCTCGCCCTCAAGATCATTGACGAGATCGTTCCTGAGCCGCCGGAGGGCGCGCACGCCGACCCGCAGGCTGCGGCAGCGACCATTCGAACTGCGCTCGAGCGAACCCTGGCGGAACTCACGGGCCTTTCGCCGGAGGAACTGCTTCGCCGTCGCACGGAAAGGCTGCGAACCCTGGCCACCTTTGTCACTGAAAGTTGA
- a CDS encoding PilZ domain-containing protein, whose protein sequence is MAFRRKGIRGGTRIPVELPVQIRWKTRAGRERAAQGTTESMSGNGLFILAPVRLRHDTPIQFTVSLPTEVTNTPMQLQCMGRVVRQKKTGDRAGLGVVIDDYRLASGKRTERSSNQPA, encoded by the coding sequence ATGGCCTTCCGGCGTAAGGGCATTCGCGGTGGTACGAGAATTCCAGTGGAGCTTCCCGTCCAGATTCGTTGGAAGACGAGGGCGGGGAGGGAGCGTGCCGCTCAGGGCACCACAGAGAGTATGAGCGGTAACGGCCTCTTTATTCTGGCTCCGGTACGGCTTCGCCACGATACTCCAATCCAGTTTACAGTCTCCCTCCCAACTGAGGTTACCAATACGCCCATGCAGTTGCAGTGCATGGGACGCGTGGTTCGGCAGAAAAAGACAGGGGACCGCGCGGGACTCGGGGTGGTCATTGATGACTATCGTCTGGCCTCCGGCAAGCGTACCGAACGATCCAGTAACCAACCGGCATAG
- a CDS encoding TIGR04283 family arsenosugar biosynthesis glycosyltransferase: MVSIIIPTYNEATSILTVLDRLTRVRGDFEVLVADGSSTDRTREIVRGIAATHPRPLRLVESVRSRAIQLNEAARQASGDIFLFLHADMLAPPETVESIEHGLRDNSVVGGNFQIVFQGVTFVERFFTWCYRVRRPFGIYYGDSGVFVRRSVFARLGGFKPIPIMDDYEFIRRLERAGRTVCLNPPIVVSDRRWRVQGLFRTLSSWVWIQTLYSLGVPAEHLARWYGPVRDGCEPRRIYSGSVPDNNASSQLDPTDCSQVDL; encoded by the coding sequence ATGGTCAGCATCATTATTCCGACTTACAATGAAGCGACTTCCATCCTGACCGTGCTCGACCGCTTGACACGCGTCCGCGGCGATTTTGAAGTGCTGGTTGCCGACGGCAGCAGCACCGACCGGACGCGGGAAATTGTGCGCGGGATTGCCGCGACACATCCGCGCCCGCTGCGCCTGGTCGAAAGCGTTCGCAGCCGCGCCATCCAGTTGAATGAAGCGGCGCGCCAGGCGTCTGGCGACATTTTCCTTTTTCTCCACGCAGACATGCTGGCCCCACCCGAAACGGTCGAGTCAATCGAACACGGCTTGCGTGACAATTCCGTGGTCGGCGGCAATTTTCAAATTGTTTTTCAGGGCGTTACTTTCGTCGAACGCTTCTTTACCTGGTGCTACCGGGTGCGGCGGCCTTTCGGGATTTACTACGGTGACTCTGGAGTGTTTGTGCGGCGTAGCGTCTTTGCGCGGCTGGGTGGTTTCAAGCCCATCCCCATCATGGACGATTATGAATTTATTCGGCGCCTCGAGCGCGCCGGACGAACGGTTTGCCTGAATCCGCCCATCGTGGTTTCTGACCGCCGCTGGCGCGTGCAGGGGCTCTTTCGAACACTCTCCAGTTGGGTGTGGATTCAAACCCTCTACTCATTAGGCGTTCCCGCCGAACACCTCGCCCGCTGGTACGGCCCCGTGCGCGACGGCTGCGAACCCCGGCGGATTTACTCGGGCTCGGTTCCGGACAACAACGCATCCAGTCAGCTTGACCCCACCGATTGCTCTCAAGTGGATCTATGA
- a CDS encoding DNA polymerase III subunit alpha: MASENFVHLHLHTDYSLLDGACGIDRLMELAAERKMPAVAITDHGNLFGAVKFYEAARKHGVKPIIGCEVYVAATNRFDRSPDADRPYHFVLLCENERGYQNLVKLVSAAYTEGYYYKPRIDKDLLSRHSEGLIALSACLRGEVAVALSAERYDSALQSAHDLQEIFGKGNFFLEIQDQGMPEEHKINPHLVRLSRESGIPLIATNDCHYLTRDDARAQEVLVCIQTGKTLSDPNRMKFPTDQFYFKTYEEMAAVFSEVPDAVTRTLEIAERCNVKLEQKEHVFPHFEVPPGESLDSFFEKVTREGFSKRLERLERLHAAGRLKHPLEAYNGRLELELDLIKQMRFSGYFLIVWDFIRYAREQCIPVGPGRGSAAGSLVSYALHITDVDPLQHDLLFERFLNPERISFPDIDIDFCMRRRGEVINYVTEKYGRENVSQIITFGTMGPKAVIRDAGRVMDMPFAEVDKIAKLVPPVLNITLDDAQKQSAELRQLKAQDQRVSDLLEIAGRLEGFARHASTHAAGVVISPQPLQEIVPLYKSSKDEITTQYAMDDLEKIGLLKMDFLGLTTLTVLDDCLKLIEATRGERLDLDTLPKDDAETYELLGKGLTAGIFQFESRGMTEILRRVKPSRLADLTALNALYRPGPIQGGMIDDFIARKTGKKRVTYDLPQLEEILDETYGVIVYQEQVMQIAAAVAGFSLGEADVLRRAMGKKKHEVMVAMQEKFLAGAKAKDVPAAKAEKLFDLMAQFAGYGFNKSHSAAYALVAYHTAYLKTHYSVEFMAALLTSEIGNSDKMTHYLNECRDMGINILPPDINSSERTFTPSDGQIRFGLTAIKNVGDAAIVSVVDSRNKLGRFDNLFQFCERVDLRLLNKRVIESLIKAGATDSMGARRSQLLAVLDRAMEWGQRHQRIADSGQHGLFGGRGEPASAAPANLPDLEEFSEAERLAGEKELLGFYVTGHPLEKYLPQLRELTQANTSVVDELENDAPVTLGGILTNLRIRPSRKGALWGAGILEDLRGTVDLLIFPQALEQLKGILKQDAVLLIKGKVRHDENARAKVVVSEAKPLDTAVNGNKPALHIRINPAEVSDRVLQELGTLLRAHPGHHPVLFVVERPGDFRVLLKPQDPKVVDATDDLLAGLRGLLGNEAVAVEKRNGTPGGV, from the coding sequence ATGGCTTCCGAAAACTTTGTTCATTTACATTTGCACACGGACTACAGTCTGCTGGATGGCGCTTGCGGGATCGACCGGCTGATGGAGTTGGCCGCCGAACGAAAGATGCCGGCGGTAGCGATAACCGACCATGGCAACCTGTTTGGCGCCGTGAAGTTTTACGAGGCGGCCCGCAAACATGGAGTCAAGCCTATCATCGGCTGCGAGGTTTATGTTGCGGCCACTAATCGCTTTGACCGCTCACCTGATGCCGACCGGCCCTATCATTTTGTTCTGCTTTGCGAGAACGAGCGCGGCTACCAGAACCTGGTGAAACTGGTGTCCGCTGCTTACACGGAAGGATACTACTACAAGCCCCGGATTGATAAAGACCTGCTCTCCCGCCATTCCGAAGGCCTGATCGCCCTTTCGGCGTGCCTGCGGGGAGAGGTTGCCGTGGCTTTGTCTGCCGAGCGCTATGACTCAGCGCTCCAGTCTGCCCACGATTTGCAGGAGATTTTCGGCAAAGGGAACTTCTTTCTGGAAATCCAGGACCAGGGTATGCCGGAGGAGCACAAGATCAACCCGCACCTGGTCCGCCTGTCGCGCGAGAGCGGTATTCCGTTGATCGCCACCAATGACTGCCATTACCTCACACGGGATGACGCCCGCGCCCAGGAGGTTTTGGTCTGCATCCAGACGGGAAAGACCCTCAGCGACCCGAACCGGATGAAGTTCCCGACGGACCAGTTCTATTTCAAGACCTATGAAGAAATGGCCGCGGTCTTCAGCGAGGTTCCCGATGCCGTGACCCGCACGCTGGAGATTGCTGAGCGATGCAACGTTAAGCTCGAACAGAAGGAGCACGTCTTTCCGCACTTTGAAGTACCACCCGGCGAATCCCTGGACAGTTTTTTTGAAAAGGTGACGCGGGAAGGCTTTTCAAAACGGCTCGAAAGGCTTGAGCGACTGCACGCCGCAGGGAGGCTAAAGCATCCGCTCGAAGCCTACAATGGTCGCCTGGAACTTGAACTGGACCTCATTAAACAGATGCGCTTTTCGGGGTATTTCCTGATCGTGTGGGACTTCATCCGCTACGCGCGTGAGCAGTGCATCCCTGTCGGTCCAGGGCGCGGATCGGCTGCCGGCAGCCTGGTGTCCTACGCGCTGCACATCACGGACGTTGATCCCCTGCAGCACGACCTGCTTTTCGAGCGCTTCCTCAATCCCGAACGGATCTCCTTTCCCGATATCGATATTGATTTCTGCATGCGCAGGCGCGGTGAAGTGATCAACTACGTTACGGAAAAGTACGGCCGTGAAAACGTCAGCCAGATCATCACCTTCGGCACCATGGGACCCAAAGCAGTCATTCGTGATGCCGGCCGGGTGATGGATATGCCCTTTGCCGAAGTGGACAAGATCGCCAAGCTCGTTCCTCCTGTCCTGAACATCACTCTCGATGACGCGCAGAAGCAGTCTGCCGAGCTTCGCCAGCTTAAGGCACAGGACCAGCGCGTGTCCGACCTGTTGGAGATTGCCGGGCGCCTCGAAGGATTTGCGCGGCACGCTTCCACTCATGCTGCGGGCGTGGTGATCTCTCCGCAGCCGCTCCAGGAGATCGTCCCTCTATATAAGAGCAGCAAGGATGAAATCACCACCCAGTACGCCATGGATGATCTTGAGAAGATTGGCCTGCTTAAGATGGATTTTCTGGGGCTGACCACCCTCACGGTGCTCGACGATTGCCTGAAGCTGATCGAGGCCACGCGCGGCGAAAGGCTCGACCTTGATACGCTGCCGAAGGACGATGCCGAGACTTATGAGCTGCTAGGCAAGGGGCTGACGGCGGGCATCTTCCAATTTGAAAGCCGCGGCATGACGGAGATTCTGCGGCGGGTCAAGCCCAGCCGGCTGGCCGACCTGACAGCCTTGAACGCGCTTTACCGGCCGGGTCCCATCCAGGGCGGTATGATTGACGACTTCATCGCCCGAAAAACCGGCAAGAAGCGCGTCACGTACGATCTGCCACAGCTCGAAGAAATTCTGGATGAAACATACGGCGTAATTGTTTATCAGGAACAGGTGATGCAGATTGCCGCGGCCGTTGCCGGGTTCAGCCTGGGCGAAGCTGATGTCCTGCGCCGCGCCATGGGCAAGAAGAAACACGAAGTGATGGTTGCCATGCAGGAGAAATTCCTGGCAGGCGCAAAAGCGAAGGACGTGCCGGCGGCCAAAGCGGAAAAACTCTTTGACCTGATGGCGCAGTTTGCCGGTTACGGCTTTAACAAATCGCATTCGGCTGCTTACGCGCTGGTGGCGTATCACACGGCCTATCTGAAGACGCACTATTCGGTTGAATTCATGGCCGCTCTGCTGACCTCCGAAATCGGCAACTCCGATAAGATGACGCATTACCTGAACGAATGCCGCGATATGGGCATCAATATCCTTCCGCCGGACATTAATTCCAGCGAGCGCACGTTTACGCCCAGCGACGGCCAGATCCGTTTTGGCCTGACGGCCATCAAGAACGTGGGCGACGCCGCTATTGTTTCCGTGGTGGACTCCCGTAACAAGCTGGGCCGTTTTGACAACCTGTTTCAGTTTTGCGAACGTGTTGACCTGCGCCTGCTGAACAAGCGGGTGATCGAAAGCCTCATCAAGGCAGGAGCGACGGATTCCATGGGCGCCCGGCGTTCGCAGCTTCTCGCGGTGCTGGACCGGGCTATGGAGTGGGGCCAGCGCCATCAACGCATCGCCGATAGCGGGCAGCACGGCCTTTTCGGCGGCAGAGGGGAACCTGCTTCTGCCGCGCCAGCCAATCTGCCTGACCTCGAGGAATTTTCGGAAGCGGAACGCCTGGCGGGTGAAAAAGAATTGCTGGGCTTTTATGTCACGGGCCATCCGCTTGAAAAATACCTGCCGCAGTTGCGCGAATTGACTCAGGCCAACACTTCGGTTGTCGATGAACTGGAGAATGACGCCCCCGTTACTCTGGGCGGTATTTTGACCAACCTGCGCATCCGCCCCAGCAGGAAAGGAGCGCTTTGGGGCGCCGGAATTCTGGAGGACTTGCGCGGCACGGTGGATCTGTTGATCTTCCCGCAAGCGCTCGAGCAGCTTAAGGGAATTTTGAAGCAGGACGCGGTGTTGCTGATCAAGGGCAAAGTGCGGCATGACGAAAACGCGCGCGCCAAGGTGGTGGTGAGCGAAGCAAAACCGCTCGACACAGCCGTCAACGGCAACAAGCCGGCGCTGCACATCCGAATCAATCCGGCTGAAGTTTCCGACCGCGTGCTGCAGGAACTGGGGACCCTGTTGCGGGCCCATCCGGGGCACCATCCCGTACTGTTTGTGGTGGAGCGGCCGGGAGATTTTCGCGTGCTGCTGAAACCGCAAGACCCGAAGGTGGTGGACGCAACCGACGATCTGCTGGCCGGCCTGCGCGGACTGTTGGGCAACGAGGCTGTTGCCGTGGAGAAGCGCAACGGCACTCCCGGTGGAGTTTAA
- a CDS encoding lysophospholipid acyltransferase family protein: protein MSRTLLVYAVMLLLLLILGLPLTLWSLLLGNTDALYSVGVFSARIALRLAGVRLIVTGKEKIPMGKAVVFMANHQSNCDPPALASVLPPVLIMAKQEFFRVPIIGMGMRMRGFIAVDRTHRERAFQAVDQAVASLKAGHSFLAFPEGTRSSTGRLQRFKKGVFVMAIKAGVPIVPISVSGANKIMRRGDFRIGPGPLRITIHDLIPTAGCSIADRSMVAEQVRQAIIEGLLLEERPLGPDGD, encoded by the coding sequence ATGTCCAGAACTCTGCTTGTTTATGCGGTCATGCTCCTCCTCCTGCTGATTCTTGGACTTCCGCTAACCCTATGGAGCTTGCTCCTGGGGAACACGGACGCCCTCTATTCAGTCGGAGTCTTCAGTGCCAGGATCGCTCTCCGTCTGGCCGGAGTCAGGCTGATCGTCACGGGCAAAGAAAAGATTCCTATGGGGAAGGCCGTGGTCTTTATGGCAAACCATCAGAGCAATTGTGATCCTCCCGCCCTGGCATCAGTCCTTCCGCCCGTTCTGATCATGGCGAAACAGGAATTTTTCCGCGTTCCAATCATAGGCATGGGCATGCGCATGCGGGGATTCATTGCTGTGGACCGAACTCATCGAGAACGGGCCTTTCAAGCCGTGGACCAGGCCGTCGCTTCCTTGAAGGCCGGACATTCGTTCCTGGCCTTCCCGGAGGGAACTCGGAGCAGCACCGGACGCCTGCAGCGTTTTAAGAAGGGCGTCTTTGTGATGGCGATCAAGGCCGGCGTGCCGATTGTTCCAATTTCGGTGTCGGGAGCAAACAAGATTATGCGCCGCGGTGATTTCAGGATCGGTCCTGGGCCGCTGCGAATTACAATCCACGATCTAATTCCCACCGCGGGTTGCAGCATTGCAGATCGCTCGATGGTTGCCGAGCAGGTCCGGCAGGCGATCATAGAAGGGCTCTTGCTTGAGGAGCGGCCGCTTGGGCCGGACGGTGATTGA
- the xerD gene encoding site-specific tyrosine recombinase XerD, translated as MSPEIADFLDYATVERGLAPNSIASYGRDLKKFASFLHRSDLGLGEVRHEHIRKFLETLHGQGLSARSRARQLAALRHFFQFLVKEGRIAADPAHEIEAPHLSHSLPKYLSFTEVESLLAQPDPATPMGLRDRALLELLYATGMRVSELLNVRWEDFEPNMGIVRCVGKGNKERLVPVGKSALRAVESYLRSGRGPLAKRAGVPYLFLNQRGGRLSRVGFWKILSAYGRRAGIHVSLTPHMVRHSFATHLLERGADLRSIQSMLGHSDISTTQIYTHVIKERLRQVYQTHHPRA; from the coding sequence ATTTCGCCGGAAATTGCCGACTTTCTGGATTACGCCACTGTCGAGAGGGGTCTGGCGCCTAACAGCATCGCCAGCTACGGGCGCGATCTGAAAAAGTTCGCTTCTTTCCTCCATCGTTCTGATCTGGGGCTCGGCGAGGTCCGGCACGAGCATATTCGCAAGTTCCTTGAGACGCTTCACGGGCAAGGCTTGAGTGCACGGTCTAGAGCAAGACAGTTAGCCGCGCTTCGCCATTTCTTTCAGTTCCTGGTAAAGGAAGGGAGGATTGCCGCCGATCCGGCCCATGAGATTGAGGCCCCCCACCTTTCCCATTCTCTGCCCAAGTACCTTAGTTTTACGGAAGTCGAGTCCTTGCTTGCACAGCCCGACCCGGCCACTCCGATGGGTCTTCGCGATCGTGCCCTGTTGGAGCTCTTATATGCCACGGGAATGCGCGTTTCGGAGCTGCTGAACGTGCGCTGGGAGGATTTTGAGCCCAACATGGGTATCGTCCGTTGTGTCGGCAAGGGAAACAAGGAACGATTGGTTCCTGTCGGAAAGTCCGCCTTGCGGGCTGTCGAATCCTATCTTCGGAGCGGGCGGGGACCTCTGGCGAAGCGGGCCGGCGTTCCGTACTTGTTTCTGAACCAGCGAGGCGGTCGGCTTTCGCGCGTTGGGTTCTGGAAGATCTTGTCGGCTTATGGGCGCCGGGCCGGAATCCACGTCTCATTGACCCCACACATGGTGCGGCATTCTTTTGCCACGCACCTCCTTGAGCGGGGTGCGGACCTCAGGTCTATTCAGTCGATGCTGGGGCACAGTGATATCTCGACTACGCAGATTTACACCCACGTCATTAAGGAACGGTTGCGACAGGTTTATCAAACTCATCACCCGCGGGCCTGA
- a CDS encoding response regulator transcription factor, with protein MMQERKQNNYKARAKILIADGEGVFRLGLKKLFSVEDDLRVVAQAENSVQMVAMNRSFRPDLILVQEEIALTGFDRFVERLRFDSPNCRVLVSYSHLADRQKEKLLLDGVSGVVARSAQPEYFVEIVRRVLDGDVTDPPQTDSGAVPVNPPNADHQRPVDTLTAREKTIISCLTQGWRNRDIAAHLRITEQTVKNHLRSIYDKVGVSDRLELVLYAIHRQLELPPVTSSTSQA; from the coding sequence ATGATGCAAGAGAGGAAGCAGAACAATTACAAGGCCAGGGCCAAAATTCTGATTGCTGATGGCGAAGGCGTCTTCAGGCTGGGCCTGAAGAAGCTTTTCAGCGTCGAGGACGATCTCCGTGTAGTCGCTCAGGCTGAGAATTCCGTTCAGATGGTGGCGATGAACAGGTCTTTTCGGCCCGACTTAATTCTTGTCCAGGAAGAGATAGCCCTCACCGGGTTCGATCGTTTTGTTGAACGGCTCCGCTTTGACTCGCCCAATTGCAGAGTCCTCGTAAGTTACTCGCATCTCGCTGATAGGCAGAAGGAAAAGCTGTTACTCGATGGAGTGTCGGGAGTCGTCGCAAGATCCGCGCAACCTGAATACTTTGTCGAAATCGTGCGCAGGGTCCTCGACGGCGATGTCACCGACCCGCCACAGACGGACAGCGGAGCCGTCCCTGTTAATCCGCCCAACGCTGACCACCAGAGACCTGTTGATACCCTCACCGCCAGAGAAAAGACGATTATCAGTTGCCTCACACAGGGTTGGCGAAATCGAGACATTGCCGCGCACCTTCGCATTACCGAGCAGACGGTCAAAAACCATCTCAGGTCGATTTACGACAAGGTGGGCGTTTCTGACAGGCTTGAACTTGTGTTGTATGCCATTCACCGCCAGCTTGAGTTGCCTCCTGTAACCTCTTCAACAAGCCAAGCTTAG